The window TAGCTCCAAAGGATGGGTGAAGCACGACAGCGGCGGCTTCTCAATCACAAAAGGCGAAAATGAAGCCTCGTCGCTTTCCTGGGCGAAGGTCCGGGAAAGGTTGACTTCCCTCGTCATGTCGGGCAAATACGGCGCGGAGTACGGAAGGATATTCGGCCCGGAAAACGAAACGCCGGATGAAGATGCTCACCCGCGGCCCCGGCGGATTGACTACCGCATATCTGACGAGCCAAGAGACTACGGAGGCCCCAAAACCCGATACCGCAACAACGTGAAAGCGATCAGGACGCTGAAAAACATCGAGTCCGAAAACCGCCTCGCCACGGAGGACGAACAGGAAGTGTTGTCCCGCTTCATCGGGTGGGGCGGCTTACCGCAGGTCTTCGACAAAGACAACAAAGATTGGAGCGGCGAATACGAAGAACTGCAGGACCTTCTGACCGAAGACGAATACAACTCCGCGCGGGCCTCCACTCTCAACGCTCACTACACCAGCCCGATGATCATCAGGGCTATTTACAGGGCGCTGGACAATATGGGCTTCACCGAAGGCGCAATCCTGGAACCGGCAATGGGCATAGGGAACTTCTTCGCTCTGCTGCCCGAAAAAATGCGGGGCTCCGAATTGTATGGCGTCGAATTGGATTCCATTTCGGGGCGCATCGCGAAGCAACTGACCCAAAGTGCGGACATCCAGATAAAGGGCTTCGAGAAAACGAACTTTCCCGAAAACACCTTCGACGCGGCGGTGGGCAACGTGCCTTTCGGCGGGTATGGCGTGGCGGATCGAAAGTACGATGACAGGAATTTCCTCATACACGACTACTTTTTCGCCAAATCCCTCGACCTCGTTCGTCCTGGCGGCATCGTGGCTTTCGTGACCTCCCAGGGAACGATGGACAAAACCAACCCGTCAGTCAGGAAATACCTCGCGCAAAGAGCGGAGCTCCTTGGGGCCATACGTCTGCCCAACAACGCTTTTATGGAAAACGCGGGCACAGAGGTCACAACCGACATTCTTTTTCTCCGCAAGCGGGAGCGAACCATCGACGTGGAGCCGGATTGGGTCCACCTCGACCGGAACGAAGACGGTTTGAAGATCAACTCGTATTTCACCGCCCATCCCGACATGATCCTCGGCAAAATGACACAGGGCAACAAGCTCTATGGAAGAGACGACGGAACTTCCTGCGTTCCCGTCGAAGGTCAGGACCTGTCCGAACTCCTGGACAGCGCCGTGAACAGAATAGAAGGGGAAATCCTCGACTACATCCCGGAAGAAAAAGAGGACAGAGATCAGGGAATCCCCGCCGACCCGGACGTGAGGAACTGGAGCTTCACCCTGGTGGATGGCGACGTGTATTACCGCCGACAGGAGCGGATGTACAAAGAGGAGCTTTCGCCCAGTGACGAAGCCCGGGTGAAAGGGCTGCTGGAACTCGAAGGCCATGTCCGGTCCATCATTCTGTCCCAACAGCGCGACTACCCCGACGAGATCGTCGAAAAACAACAGGCGGAGCTGAACGAAAGCTACGACAGATTCTCGGCAAGGTTCGGCCTCATCAACGACAGAGCCAACGCGAAAGTCTTCGACAGGGACAGCGCCTATTACCTGCTCTGCTCCCTTGAAGTGCTGGACGAGAACGGGCGGCTGGAAAGAAAAGCCGATATGTTCACCAAACGCACCATCAGGCGATACTCTCCGCCGGTGGCCGTGGATACTCCCAATGAGGCTCTCGCCGTCTCTCTGTCGGAAAAAGCGCGGGTGGATCTGGACTACATGGCAAAACTGACCGGCATGGAGCGGGAGAAGATCATTGAGGATTTGCGGGGCGTCATCTTCCCCAATCCCCAAAAGCGCGACGACAAGGGGAACTGCCTCTACGAAACGGCGGACGAATATCTGTCCGGCCACGTCCGGGACAAGCTGGCGCTGGCGAAAAGCTGGGCGACCATTGATCCGGAAACCTTCGCCGGAAACGTGGCCGCCCTTGAAGAAGCGCAGCCGAAACGCCTGGAAGCGGGCGACATCGACGTGAGATTGGGGTCCACGTGGATCGACAGGGAATACGTCCAGGAGTTCGTCTACGAACTGCTCGAAACTCCGGAACGGCTGCAGGTATACATTCAGGTGAACTATTCGGAATACACCGGCGTGTGGAATATATCCGGCAAAGAGAGCGACTTCGGCAACGTGAAGGCCACCGTCACTTATGGAACAGCCAGGATCAACGCCTACAGGATCATCGAAAGCACGCTGAACCTGAAGGACATCCGGATTTACGACAGAATCGAAACGGCGGACGGCGGCGAATCAAGCGTGCTGAATCGGAAAGAAACGGCTCTGGCTCAGATGAAGCAGGAAACCCTCAAAGAAACGTTTCGGGATTGGATTTTCAAAGATCCGGAGCGCCGTGAAACGCTTGTGGAGAAATACAACAGGCTCTTCAACTCCACCCGTCCGAGGGAATACGATGGCAGTCACCTGGTCCTTCCGGGCATGTCGCCGGAAATTTCGCTTCGGGACCACCAGAAAAACGCCATAGCCCGAATCCTCCTGGGAAACAACGTCCTTCTTGCCCATGAGGTCGGCGCGGGGAAGTCCTTCGAGATGATCGCCGGAGCGATGGAGATGAAACGTCTGGGCCTGTGCCATAAGAGCCTCATGGTGGTTCCCAACCATCTGACCGAACAGATGGCGAGCGAGTTTTTGCGCCTTTATCCCGCCGCCAACATCCTTGTTGCGAGGAAAAAGGACTTCGAGACCCGGAACAGGAAAAAATTCTGCGCCCGCGTCATGAGCGGCGACTACGATGCCGTGATTATCGGCCACAGCCAGTTCGAGAAAATCCCTGTCTCACAGGAGCGTCAGCAGCGGTTCATTCAGGACCAGATATGGGAAATTTCCGACGCGCTTGAAGAGATGAAAGCGGCGCATGGAGAGCGATTCGGGGTCAAAGAGCTTGAAAAGCTGAGAAGAAACCTGGAAGCGAAGCTGGAAAAGATGAACAGCGATGAACGTAAGGATGATGTCGTATGCTTCGAGGAACTGGGAATCGACCGGCTCTTCGTGGACGAAAGTCACGGCTTCAAAAATCTTTACCTGCACACGAAGATGCGGAACGTGGCGGGCATCCCCCAGACGGAGGCGAAGAAATCCTCGGACATGCAGATGAAGTGCCGCTATATGGACGAGATCACAGAGAACAGGGGCATCACCTTCGCCACAGGCACGCCTTTGAGCAATTCCATGACTGAGCTCTTCACAAACATGAGGTATCTGCAAAATGACCGCTTGAAAGAGATGGGGCTTAAACACTTCGACAGTTGGGCGTCTACTTTCGGAGAGGTGACAAGCACGGTCGAATTGGCCCCCGAAGGCTCGGGGTATCGCACCCGCACGAGATTCGCCAGATTTTTTAATCTGCCCGAACTCATGGCGGTGGTGAAGGAGTGCGCGGACATAAAGACGGCGGACGTTCTGGACCTTCCCAGGCCGGAGGCGGCGTTTCACAACATCGCCGTGGAACCCACCGAAACCCAGAAAGATCTCGTCGCCAAACTCTCGGAGCGGGCCGCGGCCATCAGCGCCGGCATGGTGGAGCCCAACGAGGACAACATGCTCCTCATAACCACTGACGGGAGAAAGATCGGTTTGGACCAGCGTCTTATGGACCCGCATTATCCCGACGAGCCGGGAACGAAGGTGAACGCCTGCATGGAGAATATCCACAAAATTTGGGAAGAGACGAAGGACAAAAGATCGACGCAGCTTGTTTTCTGCGATTTCTCCACGCCAGGCAAGGGGAAGTTCAACGTATACGACGACATCAAAAGCAAACTGCTCCAGCGCGGCGTCCCGGAGAACGAGATCGCTTTCATCCATGATGCCGACAACGAGCTGAAAAAGAAGGAGCTTTTCGCTAAAGTACGCAAAGGGCAGATTCGCGTCCTCATGGGCTCCACTCAGATGATGGGGGCGGGAACCAACGTGCAGGACAAATTGATCGCCATCCACGACCTGGACTGTCCCTGGCGGCCCGCCGACCTGGAGCAGCGGGCGGGAAGAATCATCCGGCAGGGCAACGAAAACGACCTGGCGCACGTGTACAGATATTCAACCAGGGGAACGTTCGACAGCTACTTATGGCAGACACTTGAGGTGAAGCAGCGCTTTATCAGTCAGATCATGAGCTCGAAAAGCCCTGTGCGAAGCTGCGAGGACGTTGACGAATCCGTGTTGAGTTACGCCGAGGTCAAGGCCCTGTGCGCCGGAAATCCGCTCATCGCCGAGAAGATGAACCTGGACGTTCAGGTCGCCAAACTCAAAATGGCGAAAGCCAGTCATCAAAAAACCGTCTATGAACTGGAAACCCGGCTGAAAAACAACTTCCCGTCATGGATTCAGCACGTGGAGAAAAGCATCGAATCGCTGAAAGCGGACGAAGAACGGTCCGCAAAAACCAGAGACTCGGAGCAGTTTCCGGGGATGACGCTCATGGGAAAGACCTGCGAAAGCAGAGAGGAGGCCGGCAAAGCCCTTACCGAACTCTGCCGGGCCGCGACGCCTTACACAGTTCTGCCTCTTGGCGAGTATCGGGGATTCGAAATGAGCGTTCGGTACAACGAGCCGGAGAAAGCCCCCGAGGTGACGCTGAAAGGCGCGGCGAGCCACACCGCGTATTTGGGAGACAGTGAAAGCGGCAACATCGTCCGGCTGAATAACGCCCTTGACGGAATCAACAAAAGGATCGCCGTTCAGAAAGAACGCCTGGCGGACCTTCACAAACAGGTCAGAGACGCGAAGGAGGAAATAGCGCGCCCTTTTCCGATGGAGGAGGAATTGAAGGCAAAAAGCGCCCGGCTCACGGAGCTCAACATCGAACTGAACCTTGGAAACTACGAACCAGGCGAAGCCGTGATTCCCGAAG is drawn from Synergistaceae bacterium and contains these coding sequences:
- a CDS encoding DEAD/DEAH box helicase family protein, producing MDYDDIDFALTSSASVSGRKKNIVLACLEYAQPTHITLTLKNEFGIGGMSLEYPDSSKGWVKHDSGGFSITKGENEASSLSWAKVRERLTSLVMSGKYGAEYGRIFGPENETPDEDAHPRPRRIDYRISDEPRDYGGPKTRYRNNVKAIRTLKNIESENRLATEDEQEVLSRFIGWGGLPQVFDKDNKDWSGEYEELQDLLTEDEYNSARASTLNAHYTSPMIIRAIYRALDNMGFTEGAILEPAMGIGNFFALLPEKMRGSELYGVELDSISGRIAKQLTQSADIQIKGFEKTNFPENTFDAAVGNVPFGGYGVADRKYDDRNFLIHDYFFAKSLDLVRPGGIVAFVTSQGTMDKTNPSVRKYLAQRAELLGAIRLPNNAFMENAGTEVTTDILFLRKRERTIDVEPDWVHLDRNEDGLKINSYFTAHPDMILGKMTQGNKLYGRDDGTSCVPVEGQDLSELLDSAVNRIEGEILDYIPEEKEDRDQGIPADPDVRNWSFTLVDGDVYYRRQERMYKEELSPSDEARVKGLLELEGHVRSIILSQQRDYPDEIVEKQQAELNESYDRFSARFGLINDRANAKVFDRDSAYYLLCSLEVLDENGRLERKADMFTKRTIRRYSPPVAVDTPNEALAVSLSEKARVDLDYMAKLTGMEREKIIEDLRGVIFPNPQKRDDKGNCLYETADEYLSGHVRDKLALAKSWATIDPETFAGNVAALEEAQPKRLEAGDIDVRLGSTWIDREYVQEFVYELLETPERLQVYIQVNYSEYTGVWNISGKESDFGNVKATVTYGTARINAYRIIESTLNLKDIRIYDRIETADGGESSVLNRKETALAQMKQETLKETFRDWIFKDPERRETLVEKYNRLFNSTRPREYDGSHLVLPGMSPEISLRDHQKNAIARILLGNNVLLAHEVGAGKSFEMIAGAMEMKRLGLCHKSLMVVPNHLTEQMASEFLRLYPAANILVARKKDFETRNRKKFCARVMSGDYDAVIIGHSQFEKIPVSQERQQRFIQDQIWEISDALEEMKAAHGERFGVKELEKLRRNLEAKLEKMNSDERKDDVVCFEELGIDRLFVDESHGFKNLYLHTKMRNVAGIPQTEAKKSSDMQMKCRYMDEITENRGITFATGTPLSNSMTELFTNMRYLQNDRLKEMGLKHFDSWASTFGEVTSTVELAPEGSGYRTRTRFARFFNLPELMAVVKECADIKTADVLDLPRPEAAFHNIAVEPTETQKDLVAKLSERAAAISAGMVEPNEDNMLLITTDGRKIGLDQRLMDPHYPDEPGTKVNACMENIHKIWEETKDKRSTQLVFCDFSTPGKGKFNVYDDIKSKLLQRGVPENEIAFIHDADNELKKKELFAKVRKGQIRVLMGSTQMMGAGTNVQDKLIAIHDLDCPWRPADLEQRAGRIIRQGNENDLAHVYRYSTRGTFDSYLWQTLEVKQRFISQIMSSKSPVRSCEDVDESVLSYAEVKALCAGNPLIAEKMNLDVQVAKLKMAKASHQKTVYELETRLKNNFPSWIQHVEKSIESLKADEERSAKTRDSEQFPGMTLMGKTCESREEAGKALTELCRAATPYTVLPLGEYRGFEMSVRYNEPEKAPEVTLKGAASHTAYLGDSESGNIVRLNNALDGINKRIAVQKERLADLHKQVRDAKEEIARPFPMEEELKAKSARLTELNIELNLGNYEPGEAVIPEEAAAKDVGERETLVGSAKAKLGANSIVIDAQNGQSYTGNVLEIGENYAVQKISRGFGVVHAFDKAPELQKILKSGAGGNLDLNVAYDREGKCGIGHSGQTGADIGNEAGLSYLGR